In Primulina eburnea isolate SZY01 chromosome 3, ASM2296580v1, whole genome shotgun sequence, one DNA window encodes the following:
- the LOC140825989 gene encoding temperature-induced lipocalin-1-like — translation MGNKEMEVVKGLNVERYMGRWYEIASFRSAFQPKNGVDTRATYTLNPDETVHVLNETWTGGKRGYIEGTAWKVDPKSDEAKLKVRFYVPPFLPIIPVTGDYWVLYIDEDYQYALVGQRSRKYLWILCRQSSLDEETYNQLVEKAKEEGYDVSKLHKTTHSETPPESEGPKDTKGIWWLKSIFGK, via the exons ATGGGAAACAAAGAAATGGAGGTGGTGAAGGGTTTGAACGTAGAGAGATACATGGGAAGATGGTACGAAATAGCTTCATTTCGCTCGGCTTTTCAGCCCAAAAACGGCGTGGACACGAGGGCTACCTACACTTTGAATCCAGATGAGACTGTGCATGTTTTGAACGAGACATGGACGGGTGGGAAAAGGGGTTATATTGAAGGTACGGCATGGAAAGTTGATCCGAAGAGCGACGAGGCGAAGCTCAAAGTTAGGTTCTACGTGCCCCCTTTCTTGCCTATAATTCCTGTTACTGGGGATTATTGGGTTTTGTACATTGATGAGGATTATCAGTATGCTTTGGTTGGGCAGCGCAGCAGGAAGTATCTTTGG ATTCTTTGTAGGCAATCTTCTCTTGACGAAGAAACATATAACCAACTGGTGGAGAAGGCCAAAGAAGAGGGATATGATGTTTCCAAACTGCACAAAACAACACATTCTGAAACTCCACCTGAGAGTGAGGGCCCGAAAGACACCAAAGGGATATGGTGGCTTAAATCCATCTTCGGGAAATGA
- the LOC140825986 gene encoding LOW QUALITY PROTEIN: class V chitinase-like (The sequence of the model RefSeq protein was modified relative to this genomic sequence to represent the inferred CDS: substituted 1 base at 1 genomic stop codon): MAYSLMKIFLIFSVLSLFQLRFCAGQNAVNGVYWFPDSGFAASNINSSLFTHIFCAFADLDPQTKQVTISSANNDSFYQFTRTVQLKNPSVKTLLSIGGGSANRTVFSQMASQSSSRKSFIDSSIRLARSYGFFGLDLDWEYPQTSSDMTNLGTLLTEWRTAVTTEAQSSGKPALLLTAAFYYAASLNGLNYPVNSINQNLDWVNAMAYDFYDPSWYRYTNSHSMLYDSTSQVSGSYGINSXIQAGLSAKKLALGIPFYGYAWRLANANNHGMLAPSTGPAGPDSGAMGYNQIRNFISQNSGTVVVYNSTIVTNYCYSGTTWIGYDDTQSVAAKVSYAKQKGLLGYFAWHVGVDTNWALSKQAKQSWGA, translated from the exons ATGGCTTACTCATTAATGAAGATCTTCCTTATTTTCTCCGTCCTTTCTCTCTTTCAACTGCGATTTTGTGCGGGACAAAATGCAGTGAATGGTGTGTACTGGTTCCCAGACAGTGGATTCGCAGCCTCAAACATCAACTCGTCTCTTTTCACGCACATATTCTGCGCATTTGCGGATCTTGATCCTCAAACCAAACAAGTCACCATTTCTTCCGCAAATAATGACTCCTTCTACCAGTTCACAAGAACTGTCCAACTCAAAAACCCTTCAGTCAAAACCCTTTTGTCCATTGGTGGTGGCAGTGCTAACAGAACTGTCTTCTCTCAGATGGCTAGCCAGTCATCCTCGAGAAAATCTTTCATCGATTCTTCAATAAGATTAGCCAGATCCTATGGATTTTTCGGGCTTGATCTCGATTGGGAGTACCCGCAAACATCTTCGGACATGACTAATTTAGGTACCCTTTTAACAGAATGGCGCACCGCTGTCACGACCGAGGCCCAGAGCTCCGGGAAGCCAGCCCTTTTGTTAACGGCAGCGTTTTACTACGCCGCGAGTTTGAACGGACTGAACTACCCCGTGAATTCGATAAACCAGAATCTTGATTGGGTCAACGCTATGGCGTATGACTTTTACGATCCTTCGTGGTATAGATACACAAATTCACATTCTATGCTGTATGATTCAACCAGCCAAGTTAGTGGAAGCTATGGAATCAATTCTTGAATTCAGGCAGGTTTAAGTGCCAAGAAACTGGCACTTGGGATACCGTTTTACGGGTATGCTTGGCGTTTGGCCAATGCCAATAATCATGGCATGTTGGCACCATCAACTGGACCTGCCGGACCAGATAGCGGTGCGATGGGCTACAACCAAATCAGGAATTTCATCTCGCAGAATAGTGGCACGGTGGTTGTCTACAATTCCACCATTGTGACGAATTACTGCTACTCGGGGACGACGTGGATCGGTTACGATGACACTCAGTCGGTTGCTGCTAAAGTTTCGTATGCCAAGCAGAAAGGGTTGCTTGGTTACTTTGCATGGCATGTGGGAGTTGATACCAACTGGGCTCTATCAAAACAAG CTAAACAATCATGGGGAGCATGA
- the LOC140825988 gene encoding mannose-P-dolichol utilization defect 1 protein homolog 2 produces the protein MVEMKLLGMDFGCALGSLSNGEFPEKDCLLPLISKLLGYCIVAASTTVKLPQILKILKNSSVRGLSILSFELEVVGYTIALAYCLHKGLPFSAYGELAFLLLQGIILVAIIYYFSQPIGTMTWIRALLYCAIAPTILAGQIDPILFEALYASQHAIFFCARIPQIWANLKNKSTGELSFLTSLMNFAGSMVRVFTSIQEKAPTSVVLGSIIGIMTNGTILSQIILYQKPPAKKQKKAD, from the exons ATGGTGGAGATGAAACTTCTTGGGATGGACTTTGGCTGCGCATTGGGATCGCTAAGCAATGGAGAGTTCCCTGAAAAGGATTGCTTGCTTCCGCTGATATCAAAGCTATTGGGTTACTGCATCGTCGCTGCGTCTACCACTGTCAAATTACCCCAG ATActgaaaatattgaaaaatagtAGTGTGCGGGGCCTAAGTATTTTGTCTTTCGAACTTGAAGTAGTTGGTTATACCATTGCTTTAGCGTATTGTCTTCACAAAGGGCTCCCCTTTTCAGCATATGGGGAGCTGGCATTCCTTTTGCTCCAAG GCATAATTCTGGTAGCAATCATATACTATTTTTCTCAACCTATAGGAACCATGACATGGATCAGGGCATTACT ATATTGTGCTATTGCACCAACTATCTTAGCTGGTCAAATTGATCCCATACTTTTTGAGGCTCTATAT GCTTCTCAACATGCAATATTTTTCTGTGCAAGGATTCCACAGATTTGGGCCAACTTAAAA AATAAAAGTACGGGCGAGCTTAGCTTTTTGACATCGTTGATGAATTTTGCTGGTTCGATGG TAAGGGTCTTCACCAGCATTCAGGAAAAGGCGCCAACAAGTG TGGTTTTGGGCTCCATTATTGGCATTATGACTAATGGCACCATCTTAAGTCAGATAATTCTGTACCAAAAACCACCTGCAAAGAAACAAAAGAAAGCCGATTAG